One region of Nitrospinaceae bacterium genomic DNA includes:
- the purQ gene encoding phosphoribosylformylglycinamidine synthase subunit PurQ translates to MKCGVVVFPGSNCDHDCYHILKHVFEIDTRWIWHKDNANLDELDFIVLPGGFSYGDYLRAGAISKFSPVMKAVVRFASKGGRVLGICNGFQILVEAGLLPGALIQNRSQKFICRTVFTRVEAADTPFTHLCKNEPALKIPIAHHEGNYFAPSETLKQMQEKGQIVFRYCDSNGEISDLSNPNGSVQNIAGVTNEKKNVMGMMPHPERCADPLWPNLDGQLIFKSLIQSL, encoded by the coding sequence ATGAAATGCGGGGTTGTTGTATTTCCAGGGTCCAATTGTGACCACGATTGTTACCATATCCTCAAACACGTTTTTGAGATCGATACCCGGTGGATATGGCATAAGGACAATGCCAATCTGGATGAATTGGATTTTATCGTTCTTCCCGGCGGGTTTTCCTATGGCGATTATCTCAGAGCGGGGGCCATCTCCAAATTTTCTCCGGTCATGAAAGCCGTCGTCCGTTTTGCGAGCAAAGGCGGACGGGTTCTGGGAATTTGCAACGGATTCCAGATTCTCGTCGAAGCGGGTCTTTTGCCAGGAGCGCTCATTCAAAACCGTTCACAGAAATTTATCTGCAGGACCGTGTTTACCCGCGTGGAAGCGGCGGACACGCCTTTCACCCATTTATGCAAAAACGAGCCGGCGCTGAAAATTCCCATCGCGCACCACGAAGGCAATTATTTTGCCCCTTCGGAAACCCTGAAACAAATGCAGGAAAAGGGTCAGATCGTTTTCAGATACTGCGATTCGAACGGAGAAATCTCCGACCTGTCGAACCCCAACGGATCCGTCCAAAACATCGCCGGCGTAACCAATGAAAAAAAGAATGTGATGGGAATGATGCCGCATCCCGAACGCTGCGCCGATCCGCTTTGGCCGAACTTAGACGGTCAACTCATTTTTAAATCCCTCATCCAATCGCTCTGA
- the purS gene encoding phosphoribosylformylglycinamidine synthase subunit PurS: protein MLAKIHVTYKKGVLDPQGQAVHHALTNLGYNEVKQVNVGKYMEVRIEGLTEQEAEGRVREMCEKLLANTVIESYQVTLSSAE, encoded by the coding sequence GCGAAAATTCACGTTACCTACAAAAAAGGCGTCCTGGACCCGCAAGGTCAGGCGGTCCATCATGCTCTCACCAACCTGGGTTATAATGAAGTGAAACAGGTGAATGTGGGCAAATACATGGAAGTCCGTATTGAAGGCCTGACCGAGCAGGAGGCCGAGGGCCGGGTCCGGGAAATGTGCGAAAAATTGCTGGCCAACACGGTGATCGAATCCTACCAGGTCACTTTGTCCTCTGCGGAATGA